The Desulfatitalea tepidiphila genome window below encodes:
- a CDS encoding MarR family winged helix-turn-helix transcriptional regulator, with protein MENDALLRLDNQLCFVLYACSRGLTKTYRPLLAKLDITYPQYLVMLILWEKDGVSIKALGEKLYLDSGTLTPLLKRLESAGLVERRRSSTDERVVQIYLTQKGLNLKKKAYAVPETLLCRSGLTVDQFIGLKTQLTALLERIRAFDAATNSCLPE; from the coding sequence ATGGAAAACGATGCGCTTCTCAGGTTGGATAACCAGCTTTGTTTCGTTCTTTATGCCTGTTCGCGAGGATTGACCAAGACCTATCGGCCCCTGCTGGCCAAGCTGGACATTACCTACCCGCAATATCTGGTCATGCTGATTTTATGGGAAAAGGACGGGGTCAGCATCAAGGCCCTCGGTGAGAAACTGTACCTTGACTCAGGCACCCTGACACCGCTGCTCAAACGGCTGGAGTCCGCCGGCCTGGTCGAACGGCGGCGATCCAGCACGGATGAGCGCGTGGTGCAGATCTATCTGACCCAAAAAGGACTGAATTTGAAGAAGAAGGCCTATGCGGTGCCCGAAACACTGTTGTGTCGGAGCGGATTGACCGTAGACCAGTTCATCGGGCTCAAAACCCAATTGACCGCACTGCTCGAACGAATCCGTGCCTTCGATGCCGCCACCAACAGTTGTCTTCCCGAGTAG